GTTATTGAAAAAACTCTGGCGTGGCTTTCGTGTGCCAACTCAAGGTTTTAAAATACTCCGTTTTATTAGTATCACTTGGGGTTCAAAAGAGCGTGGGAGAGGAGTCCGTGCGGTCACTTTTTCGGCCTGCTTTATTAAGTTTTATATCTCAATTCACCTCACTTCACCTGGTGACCAAAACCGCGGCTGGAGAGCACGTTCTTGGTCGTATGTGCCGGGATCTGGGCCTATAAAGTTGCTCTGGCGACCAAGAGCATTCCAGATAACCTATGGATTTGGTCGAATATGACGGTATCCGGCACTGTCTGCGTTCATCCCCAGAAAGCAGATGAAAAAACTCTCATATTGATCTCATTGTGGTTTCATAAGGCGGAATTTAACTAGAGGTTGTTAGCCAACAGGCACTTCATCTAGGAAAGGTTCATTCTCATGACCATTGCTCTTGAATACCCAGCTCTAAGCTCCACTGCGATCTCGTTGCCTGCTCGTTTTCAGGCGAGCTATACGACGAGGTTGGTGGCGGTGGGCGTCGAAAAGCGTCGTGGTGATTTTTGGTTGGAAACTGCCAGCACGCCGCAGGCGGGCGATGTGGTGATTGCGCGGGTGACAAAGATTAATAATCACAAGCGGGTGGAGACGCCGGAGTCGCGCAAGGCCATTTTGTTTGAGGGGGCGTTGGTGATGTTGGCGTATGGGCATCGGTATGCGGCGGATCAATTTTTGGCGCATGTGCCGGGGGATTTGGGGCCATGCCATTTGGTGGCTGCGGGTGGTATCGCCGGGATGGTTACTGCGCTGCATGACCAGATGGATGAACCGACAGAAATTGAGCCACTCGGGTTGCTCACTAATGCCAACGGTACAGTGAACGTGCGTGATTTTGCTGCTTTTGACAATCCGTTGAAAGTGGAATCGTCAACCAAGAATGCGCAGGTGATTGCGGTGTTGGGGACGTCGATGAACTCTGGAAAATCTACCACGCTTGCGTGTTTGGTCAATGGTTTGACTGCTGCTGGGCGCAAGGTGGCGGCTGGAAAAATCACTGGTACCGGTGCTGGAAATGACCGCATGATTTATCACGATGCCGGTGCGCACAGCGTTATTGATTTCA
Above is a genomic segment from Corynebacterium suranareeae containing:
- a CDS encoding DUF1611 domain-containing protein — encoded protein: MTIALEYPALSSTAISLPARFQASYTTRLVAVGVEKRRGDFWLETASTPQAGDVVIARVTKINNHKRVETPESRKAILFEGALVMLAYGHRYAADQFLAHVPGDLGPCHLVAAGGIAGMVTALHDQMDEPTEIEPLGLLTNANGTVNVRDFAAFDNPLKVESSTKNAQVIAVLGTSMNSGKSTTLACLVNGLTAAGRKVAAGKITGTGAGNDRMIYHDAGAHSVIDFTDFGYPTTFKLNFAEIRALSVNMINVLADTGADTVIVEIADGIYQGETSRLLRDQVFQEAVDHVVFSAVDALGAKAGVEELQSAGLDVVAASGIMTASPLATAEAAAVLDVQVVPTFDLTNPKIVTAVLTDHA